Below is a genomic region from Rhizobium sp. 007.
GACGCCGCGATCGGCGCCAGGGCGCTGGACGGCGCGGCCATCGAGTGTGATCGCTCCTTCCGAGAGCGGAAGGAACCCTGCGATGGCGTTGAGAAGGGTGGACTTGCCGCACCCCGAAGCGCCGAGCGCGACGACGAAACCGCTCTCGGGGATATCGAACGATACCCGATCCAGCGCATGAACGGTTCGGCCATCGCGGGCCGCAAAGAAAACGCTGGCACGATCGACTTTCAGCATCTGTCATTTCCATAAGGTTCGACGCCGGCGCACCGGATTGCGCGCCAGCGTCAGGGAGGGATCAGTTCGTGGCGTTGTTCAGCGCGTCGGCGGTAACAAAGTGGCCGTAGTTCGGCAGGACCTCCGACACTTTGCCCTGTTCTTTCAGGAAGGCTGCGGTGTCCTTGAGGATCTTCGCCGCGCCAGACTTCTCGCCGCCGCCAAGCCAGGCGTCGGACGCCTGCACCTCTGGCGTCAAAAGCGTCAGGTTCTTGAGAGCCGCAGCCTGCTGTTCAGCGGTGCCGCCCAGGAGCTTGGCAAGCGACTTGGCATTGTCGCTATCTGGACCCCATGCCGCCTTGTCGGCTGCGAACGACGCGTAGTTCTTAGTGATGACCGAAGCGAAGCTCTTCAGGAATTTGGGATTGTCTGCCGCAAATTGCGATGTCGCCACCCATGCGGAGAAAGTCGGCGCGCCCTTGTCGGCGACATCCTTGGATGTGACGAGCACCTTGCCGTTCTTCTTGAGTTCGGTCAGCGCCGGATCCCAGACGAAGCCGCCGTCGATGTCGCCGCGGTTATAGCTCGCAACGATCTCAGGCTGGGGAATTGCGAAGACCTGAACATCCCTCTCGGACAGGCCGAGTGACTTGATCAGCGCGAGCAGTTGATAATGGTCGGTGGAAACCGGCGCTGCTGCAAGCTTCTTGCCCCTCAGATCATCAAGGCTTTCAATGCCCGCGTCGTTGCGCACGACCAGCGCTTCGTCGATGCCCGAGATCGACGAGAGGTAGAAGGCCTTGACCTCCAGCCCGCGTGAGGCCGCAGCTGCAAACGGGCTCGAGCCGACATAGCCGATCTGTACGTCACCGGAGGCGATGGCGGCGAAGATCTCGGCGCCGGAATTGAATTTGCGGAAGTCGATATCGTATCCGGTCTCCTTCGCAAAGTCGCCATTGGCGATGGCCACGGACGAGGGAAGGGCGTCGGTCTGATAAGCGACGACAACCTTCCTGTCCGCTGCATCAGCAGCGGCAGCTGCGATGGTCAGGCTGCCGACGCCGATCACGACTGCGGTCAGTAGATTTTTGATATTCATGGTGATGCCCCTTTTTGCCCTGGCCTTCGCGCCGAAGAAATTCACGCTCAAAGCGTAGCGTCGGAGAAAGGCAAGGAAGAGAAATACCAAACTATAATTATAGATTATGGGGATAAATGTTTATCGTCGTTTTGGCACCTGCTAACATTCTTCATGTGAGTTGCGCCTTGGGGCCATGCCGCGACCGCTTGCAATCGGCCAATCCAGCCACATCAATGGCGGCATAGCTCATCACCAATCTACCCTTCAGTGAAATGGAACGAGTGATGGACAGAATTTTCATCATGGGTAATGGCGGAAGCGGCAAGACCTGGCTGGCCGAGCAGCTAGCCGATAGACTTCAAATCCCAGCGGTTCATCTCGATGATCTCCATTGGATGCCGAATTTTGCCGGAGAGCGTCCGCGCGATGAACGTGACCGATTGGTGGCAGAGGCTGCGGATAGCACCTCTTGGGGTATGGAGGGCATTTACGGGTTGATCCTCAGGCAGGTACTTCCGCGTGTGAATACTCTTATCTGGCTCGATGTTTCTGATAGCGAGTGCACTTCAAACCTCTTGCAACGAGGACAAACCGGTGGTGGGACGGAGGTGCAGTTCGAGGAATTGTTGGAATACACGCGCGGTTACCGCCTCAGGAAAAACCACATGAATTCCTTCGACGGCCATGAACGGTTTTTCGAGGATCATCCGTTTCAAAAGTTAAGGCTGTCGAGCCGGTCGGATATTGCAACTTTCTTGGCGACGGTCTGAACTCGTCTCGACGATTCATCCGGAGGCCGACGCGCTCTCAGGCATGTCCGCCACTAGCGGCGCAAAACGGCCGCCCAGTGTGGGCAAAACGGTGTTGATAGGAATCTTCATTAGCGGTTGACCCAATCACCTGACGCTGTCAGGCAATCCATGAGATGTGAAAGGAACTGGAGCAGACGATGGATCAAACTCTCTTCATCAGCCTGTGCAAGGCCGGTAAATTTAGGGAAGCGCTCGGCCTTGCCATCCATGGCCGTGAGCACGAAAAATATGCGCCCAGCCGCTTCTCGATGGATAAGAAGACCGGACTACCAATCTTCTATCGCGGTAACAAGCGCGTCGAGGCGGATGCGACAGGTGAGTGGCAATTGGGAAAAAACACAAAACCATAGGGGGCGCGTTGATGTCGCCCTCGACACTCTTTCTGAGAGCCTCACCAAATTCATCCCGATTCGAAAAATTCGATAGCGAGATGCGCCACTTCATGGTGCAACGTCCGTCGATCAAGCCCTTCTGCCGTTTCGAAATCAGGGATCAATCGCAGGCCTTGCTCTGTCGGCTCCGAAAGGAAAGCATAGTGATCGACGCCTCCGTTGAGGATACTGAACTTGCTGTCAGGCACATGCCTATGAAGCCACGCGCCGAACTCAGCTGCAGGGGCATTCAATCCGCATCTCCTGAGACAACATGGATGGGCCTGGAGATAGAACGCAAACTGTCGTGCGAGAATCCCACCACTGATCTGGCCGGTGCGAGAACGAGGGCGGCCTTAACCCGATCATCTCTGAAGTCATCACGTCTGCGGTTCCATGACGTTCTGAAGACTTCGTTTTCCTGAATAAGGCGAGGAAGATGGTCAGCCACATCAGGAAATTCACGCGGTCCCCGAATTGGGCTTTTAACCGGATTTTCCGGTTCGAACTGCGAGTACGAGACACGCGCCCCCGCAATCAGCATTGCCGTATAGGCACCGGCTGAAAACCCTGCGACGAAAGCGTGATCGGTAACTTGACCGCCGAGCTTCACACGCCAGGTCCGATCATTCAGGAGCGCTGTCAGATCAGCCGCTCGCTCCCAAAGGCAAAGGAAGCCTTCCGGGCGGTATGCCTCGACGCCCGTATGTCCGTGATGATTTACGGCCAGAGCGACGTATCCGCTTTGCGCGAGGCGATGTGCCAGCCAGTCAAGACCGAAGGTGACGCCGCCACTGCCGTGCGACAGCAGGACGAGAGGACGAGCCTTCCCGGCATTCTTCAGTGCAGCATCCGGAGCGATGGGATGCAGCCGGAAAATCGGATGTTCTATCGCATGCGTTTCGTTGGCGCTGTCGACGGCCGGATACCACACAGTCCAGGAGAGCGGACGAGGGCCGTCACCAGTCCAGTTCGTCCTGGTGTGGTCGAATGAGAGCCCTTCCGTGAAACCGACCGGCATTAGGTCTCCTCTACAACAACGTTCCCGTCCATCTCAGGATCGCTCGCTCAAATAACTTCCTCGGAAATCCTTTGAGGCCTTCCTCGCACTACCCGATGGAGGGGCTGCCCACTTTGCGAGCTTGACTTACGTCAGAATTCGGGTTGATCGCTGCCATTCAGTCCAACTTGTAACTCCTGGGATATCTGGCCTTGCCGCCTCCGGCAAAATCGAGATGTATTCCAGCGAGTGTCCGTCCGGATCATCGAAGTAGACGCTTGCTGCTGGCATCCATGGAAAAACAACCGGTTCATCGATCTCCGGTTTACCTCCAAAACCACGGGGAGTGATACCTTTCGAACGGAGATATTGCGGAGAACGGATAATCTGATCGAGCGTCGTCTGAAAAGCGACATGCATTCTCGTGTTTATTGGCGAGCGATGAATTGACCATAATCCAAGCATCGAGCGATCACGGCCACCGACCCAGAAAAACACGACATGCCGATCTGGTATTGTGTGGGCAAGCTCTAGGCCGACGACATCGCGATAGAAGTCAATCGACCGATCAAGATCGGAAACGGTCAGGTGGCTTTCGTACAGGCCTGTGATTGAGATCATGGATATCAACTCCGTATCGGCAATCCGAAGCGCCATGCGCTGGAAGGCTTGCTTGGTGGGTTGATTGCGTTCATAAGACCTCAACTATAGTCGAGGTCAAGGGGCCATATGACAGGATATCCGTTCCGCGCCCTTGGAATCGTCGATGGCGATACATTGATGAGTGGTTTTCATAGCCGCATGCGCGGAAAGAAACCCTTCCGCTGCTCAACGGAGAGCCATGGAAATCGTCGAAAAAGGCGATAGAGTAACTTCGTGAGAAGGGATTCCCTGAGCTTCTCCGGTAGTCGGCAGCTGGCTTTAAAGGCAAAATTTGGCAGGGAATCTTTATGCCAGAATGCGCGTCACGGTGCTGCTTGATTAACGGGTCCGCGGTTCGATTCCGCTCAAGAGCGTTATCGGCTCAAACGCGTCGCAGTTTAGAGCTCTATCGAGCACGCGATGGAGTAGCGCCTGTAACGACATCGTCGTTATGGCCCTTGTAACGACGATGTCGTTACATTATAATGGGTAGGTAAAGGAGTTCTCCATGCCCACATCCCACACCAGTAAAAGCGCAGATGCCAGCGTGCCGCTGAATATCCGCATCAAGCCGGCGACCCGAAACCTTATCGATCGCGCCGCCGAGCTGCTTGGCAAGACGCGCACGGATTTCATGCTGGAGGCTTCCGAGCGCCGCGCCGAGGAAGTTCTGCTCGACCGTACGATATTCACGGTTAGTCCCGAACTCTATGCCGAGTACCTTGCCCGGCTCGATGCGCCCGCGCAACCCAATGAGCGACTGAAACGTACTATGACGACCAAGGCGCCGTGGGATGAGGCGTGACCCTCAGCGCACCGACACCACTGGCCGACCATCACGAACTGGCGGAATTCATTTCCGGCGTCGTTGAACTGGACGATTGGCTGCGTCGCCGCGCCCGCGCCAATCAGGCAGGCGGCGCATCGCGCACATTCGTCGTGTGCGAGGGCAACCGCGTGATCGCCTATTATGCGCTTGCCTCCGGCGCCGTTAAGCAGCCGGAAGCACCTGGCCGTTTCCGACGCAACATGCCCGACCCGATTCCGGTTGCCGTTCTCGGCCGCCTCGCCATCGACCGGACCTTTCAGGGGCGCGGTCTCGGCAGGGCATTGGTGCGCGATGCGGGCCTGCGTCTGCTCAATGCCGCTGAAATCCTCGGTATCCGCGGCGTGCTGGTACATGCGATTTCCGATGATGCGCGAGCCTTCTACGAGGCAGTCGGTTTTCTGCCTTCGCCGTCCGACCCCATGATGCTGATGGTTGGGCTGCGTGATTTGAACAACGCGCTCAATCCTTGACATCATCGTCGGCGCCGCTGAATTGGCGGCACATTTCATCTGATGGTCGTCGGTTTCTATTCCCATCAAGGCGGTAGGGATCGAAAGCCTGTCCAAAACCTCGTAGCAGTATTGTTTCAGAATTTAGTGGGACAGGTTGACCGGTATATAAAGTGAAGCGCCCGCCTTTTCGGCCGCTCCCTGCAGGCGCTTGTTTCTTGTCCATAAGGCCGCTCGCTGGTCAAGAAGGACCGATGCCAGCAAGTGCGCATCCGTGTAGCCAATGCCCATGCTGAAAATGCCGTGGCGATCGATCATTGTCATGACTTCGTCGTGGGTGGCGACAACCGCTCCGCGCTGCGCCGCCAAAAGCAATTACACTGCCGCGATCCCGAAGACTGCCGAGCGCAAGCTCGCCGATCACGGTCGGGTGGCAAAGAAGGCGATCGTCCTCAATAATCCTGCGCAGCTCGGCATCGACAAGGCGGAAATGATGAATCCAGATCGAGGTGTCCGCTAGGATCACTTGGCTGCTGTGCTCCGGCGGCGCGGCGCTGCCTCGGCATCGGGCATGGTTCCTCCGAGCGCGATGAGGCGTTTTCCGGACTCCACACGAACAAGCGTCTCCAACGCCTGGCGGACGAGCGCAGCGGTCTCCTTTGTGCCGGTTAAGGACCTAGCCTTTTCCAAAAGCGTGTCGTCGAGGTTAATAGTCGATCGCATGATCTGGCTCCTTGGCAGCATGCAAACTAGCACCATTTGGTGAGCAAATCCACGCCCCGTTATATCCAACGCAGTCCTATAACTGAAGCAGCACTCCACTTTATTTCTTGGACAGCCGGGTATGCCCGAAGCTGAAGCGAGCGCTATTTGGCCTGCCATATGCGTATGAAATGATGCCTCTCAACCCGAATAAATTGCGGGCCCACGGTCCGAAACTGTTCAAGGCGAACACGTTGAGCCACGATTCCAGAAGGATGCGATGGCCTTTTGCGCAAGGGTATGGCGGTCGGCCGCCTCCCTTTCTGATTTCGGGCTTTGGCCTTGATCCATGTGCCTGCATCTACATCGGGAATCCCGTGTTGGTGGCACGCAAAAATGTCCGTGTTGGCGTGCTCATCGATCGACGGTCGCTCGACGTTCCGCCAGGCGGCTGTCCGGCCGAGCTAAATGCCGTCAGCCGCACGTAAAGAACGGCAATAACGCCGACAGGTCGGTCGTGACGCGGAAGCACTCTTGAATGCCTTTCTTTGCGAATTGAGGCCGTCCATCAAAAGTTCTTCTGACCCCATCGTGCAGGTCATCGTGTTACGGAGAATTCAGCCGAACGCGGTCCGAATTGTCCGGACCGTGATGAGGCAATTCGAATACCGAGTGTGCTTATGGACCTGTCGAAGATAAAGACGCTAATTGCTTTTGTCGGGCGATCGAACATTAGCGAGCTGACGGTGACGGAAAAGGGCGTCACGGTTCGGATCTTCCGGACGCCCGATCAGGCAGCATCACAGGGCGCGGCGCAAGCGCCGAAGGCGGTAGCAGCTGGTTCCATCGAGTCCGCTCGCGATGCGTCTTCGGCAACTGCCGAGAGGTCGGCTTTCCCCGTGAAGGCGCCTGTCTTCGGCGTTCTGCATCGGGCGCCTGCACCAGGCCAGGAGCCGTTCGTCAAAGTCGGCGACGTGGTGGAGGAAGGACAAACCCTTTTCATCATCGAAGCGATGAAGGTCTTCAACAAAATTGCCGCGCCGTATGCCGGCCGCATTGCGCGACTGACCGAAGTCGACGGCGGAGACGTCGAGACAGGCGACGTGCTGGCGGAGATTGCGTAATGGCCGAGCCTCTCGATAACGCTGCATCGCCTAAGCAACGTTTCGATACGGTTCTGATCGCCAATCGGGGCGAGATCGCCGCACGGATCCAGCGCGCCTGCAGTGAACTCGGCCTAAAGACTGTGGCCATCTGTTCCGAGGCAGACAGGCAGGCGCTTTACGGCAAGACTGCCGAGAGCTTTCTATGCATCGGTCCCGCGAATGCGGCCAAGAGCTATCTCAATCAGGATGCGATCCTCCTGGCAGCGCGTCTGACCGGCGCGGGGGCCATCCATCCGGGCTATGGCTTCCTGTCGGAAAACGCTGCGTTCTCCGAAGCTGTCGAGAAGGCGGGCTATGTTTTCATCGGTCCGGGCGCTTCATCGATTGCCACCATGGGCGACAAGATATCAGCTAAACGGGCGATGATCGCCGCCGGCGTGCCCTGCGTGCCCGGTCCGGATGCGTCGCTTCACGACGATCCCGCTTCCATCGAGCGCATTGCGCAGGAGATCGGATATCCCGTGATCATCAAGGCCGCCGGCGGCGGAGGCGGAAGAGGCATGCGCGTCGTACCGGAGGCCTGCTCGCTGCACGAGGCGATCACCTTGACCCGGGAGGAAGCCCGTCAGGCCTTCGGATCTCCAGTGCTCTACATGGAGAAGTTCCTCCAGCATCCGCGCCATATCGAGATACAGGTGCTTTGCGACACCCATGGCAATGCCGTCTGGCTCGGGCACCGCGATTGTTCGATGCAGCGCCGCCACCAGAAGGTGGTGGAGGAGGCGCCGGCGCCAGGGATTTCGCCGGATGCGATCCGGCCTGTCGGGATGGCTTGCGCGGAAGCCTGTCGGCAGATCGGCTACCGAGGCGTCGGAACCTTCGAATTCCTCTACGAAAATGGCGCCTTCTATTTCATCGAGATGAATACGCGCCTGCAGGTGGAACATCCGGTCACAGAAATGACCAGCGGCATCGATATCGTCCATGCCCAGATAAGGGTCGCGCAGGGTGAACCCCTGGATTTGCTTCAGGACGACATGAGATGCGAGGGGCATTCCTTCGAATGCCGCATCAACGCCGAGAATCCCGACAGCTTCCTGCCTTCGGCCGGCATTATCGCTGATCTCGCGCTGCCTGAGGGACCGGGCATTCGCGTCGACACCCATATCCATGCCGGCTACCGGGTTTCGCCCTATTACGACTCGTTGATCGCCAAACTCATCGTTCATGCGCCGATCCGGGCGGAAGCGATGGCGAAAATGCGAGAGGCGCTGGCTGCCACACGCGTAGAAGGGATTGATACCAACCTTCCACTCCTGCGCGCGCTGTTCGAGGACGAAACCTTCGTCCGTGGCGAGACGGATATCCACTATCTCGAGCAATGGCTCAAGCAGCGGAGGGCGGCATGAGCGCGATCGACTTCAGCGATCCTGCGACCATTGCAGTCCTGACGGACGCGCTGGCGGCAGCCGGCGTGGACGGCCTGGAAATCTCCAGGCCCGGCGGACAGTTGCGCATCGTCGTTTCGAAGGAAGGGGGTGCCCAAGTCGCCCGGAGCCGAAACGCGCAGCCGGGTTTGATGGCGGCCCTGTCAGCGATCGTGAAGGCGCCGATGGCGGGCCGCTTTTGCGTCTCGCATCCGGCAGCACCGGTCGACGTCAAACAGCTACCGCATGAGGTTTCCGACAAGGACGTGATCGGTTTCATCCGCATCGGTTCCGTCCTGCTTCCCATTACCGCTGGCCGCTCTGGTTTGCTGACGAGGCTGCTGGCTGAGCGCGATGCGCTGGTCGGATTCGGTGATCCCCTGTTTGAAATCGAGCAGCAATCATGATTGCCACTTTGAACATCCTTGCGCCGCAACGCGAAATCGTCCCGGCCGCCAAAGGCCGGGCGCGGGTCTCCTTCATTGGAGCGCGGTCCTTCCTGCTTGAAACCTCAGGCGATTTCGATCTTCCCTCCCAGCGATGGATCTGGGCTTTGTCGCAAACAGTAAAGGGTTGGGCGGACATCGCGGAAGTGATACCCGGCATGACCAATCTGCTGGCTATCTGCAAGGAGACGCCCGAGGATCCCGAAATCGTCGTCAGCCGATTGCTGGAGGCATGGAATAACGCCCAAAGCCTCGATCTGGCGGGGAAGACGATCGAAATTCCGGTCCACTACGGCGGGCCATATGCGACTGATCTTCCCGCCCTCTGCGACCTTTCCGGACTAAGCGACCGGGACGTCGTACGCATTCACCATGAAGCGACCTATCGCGTATTCGCCTTGGGCAGCGCCCCGGGCTTTGGCTATCTGCATGGCCTCGATCCCCGGATATACATGCCCAGAAAGACAGTCCCATCGCTGAGAATGGAGAAAGGCTGCGTGACGATTGGCGGAATGCAGACGGGCGTTGCGATGCTGACCGGACCGAATGGATGGAACTCCATAGGCTATTCGGAACTGCAGATGTTCGATCCGGCTTCCTCGATACCGGCCCTGATGGCGCCGGGCGATACCGTGCGCTTCGTGCCGGCAAGGATCGAGCTATGATCGAGATCGTCGAAACCGGCCCATTCAATACGGTGCAGGATCTTGGCCGCCCCGGCTATCGCGATATCGGTGTGTCTGCCGGCGGCGCCATGGATCCGTTCGCTGTCAGGATCGGCAACATCCTCGTTTGCAACGATGAAGATGCGGCGGCAATAGAGGTGCAGACCTTTCCATTCAAATTGCGCTTCGACATGCACACCGTCTTCGCCGTAACAGGCGCCGACGGCCAGCCGCTGCTCGATGGCAGGGAACTGCTTGCGTGGTGCACGCATGTCGCTGAGGCGGGCCAGGTTCTCGAACTGAAGCAGCCGCCGACGCTGGCGCGCGCTTATATCGCGCTCGGGGGAGGGCTGGATGTGCCGGTTCTCATGGGCTCGCGAAGCACGGCGCTTCGCGGCGGATTCGGCGGCAATGCCGGGCGTCCTCTCATCAACGGGGACAGGATAGAAATCGGCTCAACACGTGATGAACTCCCGCTGCCGGCCAACGGTATCGCCGTCGTCGAGCCGGCCGTCGCGCTTGGCGATGTCTTTCCCGCCCCCATCGACGGCGCGTTGCCTGTCCGTGCCATAGCCGC
It encodes:
- the tauA gene encoding taurine ABC transporter substrate-binding protein, producing the protein MNIKNLLTAVVIGVGSLTIAAAAADAADRKVVVAYQTDALPSSVAIANGDFAKETGYDIDFRKFNSGAEIFAAIASGDVQIGYVGSSPFAAAASRGLEVKAFYLSSISGIDEALVVRNDAGIESLDDLRGKKLAAAPVSTDHYQLLALIKSLGLSERDVQVFAIPQPEIVASYNRGDIDGGFVWDPALTELKKNGKVLVTSKDVADKGAPTFSAWVATSQFAADNPKFLKSFASVITKNYASFAADKAAWGPDSDNAKSLAKLLGGTAEQQAAALKNLTLLTPEVQASDAWLGGGEKSGAAKILKDTAAFLKEQGKVSEVLPNYGHFVTADALNNATN
- a CDS encoding AAA family ATPase, with protein sequence MDRIFIMGNGGSGKTWLAEQLADRLQIPAVHLDDLHWMPNFAGERPRDERDRLVAEAADSTSWGMEGIYGLILRQVLPRVNTLIWLDVSDSECTSNLLQRGQTGGGTEVQFEELLEYTRGYRLRKNHMNSFDGHERFFEDHPFQKLRLSSRSDIATFLATV
- a CDS encoding VOC family protein; this translates as MISITGLYESHLTVSDLDRSIDFYRDVVGLELAHTIPDRHVVFFWVGGRDRSMLGLWSIHRSPINTRMHVAFQTTLDQIIRSPQYLRSKGITPRGFGGKPEIDEPVVFPWMPAASVYFDDPDGHSLEYISILPEAARPDIPGVTSWTEWQRSTRILT
- a CDS encoding DUF1778 domain-containing protein yields the protein MPTSHTSKSADASVPLNIRIKPATRNLIDRAAELLGKTRTDFMLEASERRAEEVLLDRTIFTVSPELYAEYLARLDAPAQPNERLKRTMTTKAPWDEA
- a CDS encoding GNAT family N-acetyltransferase, with the protein product MTLSAPTPLADHHELAEFISGVVELDDWLRRRARANQAGGASRTFVVCEGNRVIAYYALASGAVKQPEAPGRFRRNMPDPIPVAVLGRLAIDRTFQGRGLGRALVRDAGLRLLNAAEILGIRGVLVHAISDDARAFYEAVGFLPSPSDPMMLMVGLRDLNNALNP
- a CDS encoding type II toxin-antitoxin system VapB family antitoxin, which translates into the protein MRSTINLDDTLLEKARSLTGTKETAALVRQALETLVRVESGKRLIALGGTMPDAEAAPRRRSTAAK
- a CDS encoding acetyl-CoA carboxylase biotin carboxyl carrier protein subunit, whose product is MDLSKIKTLIAFVGRSNISELTVTEKGVTVRIFRTPDQAASQGAAQAPKAVAAGSIESARDASSATAERSAFPVKAPVFGVLHRAPAPGQEPFVKVGDVVEEGQTLFIIEAMKVFNKIAAPYAGRIARLTEVDGGDVETGDVLAEIA
- the accC gene encoding acetyl-CoA carboxylase biotin carboxylase subunit: MAEPLDNAASPKQRFDTVLIANRGEIAARIQRACSELGLKTVAICSEADRQALYGKTAESFLCIGPANAAKSYLNQDAILLAARLTGAGAIHPGYGFLSENAAFSEAVEKAGYVFIGPGASSIATMGDKISAKRAMIAAGVPCVPGPDASLHDDPASIERIAQEIGYPVIIKAAGGGGGRGMRVVPEACSLHEAITLTREEARQAFGSPVLYMEKFLQHPRHIEIQVLCDTHGNAVWLGHRDCSMQRRHQKVVEEAPAPGISPDAIRPVGMACAEACRQIGYRGVGTFEFLYENGAFYFIEMNTRLQVEHPVTEMTSGIDIVHAQIRVAQGEPLDLLQDDMRCEGHSFECRINAENPDSFLPSAGIIADLALPEGPGIRVDTHIHAGYRVSPYYDSLIAKLIVHAPIRAEAMAKMREALAATRVEGIDTNLPLLRALFEDETFVRGETDIHYLEQWLKQRRAA
- a CDS encoding acetyl-CoA carboxylase, producing the protein MSAIDFSDPATIAVLTDALAAAGVDGLEISRPGGQLRIVVSKEGGAQVARSRNAQPGLMAALSAIVKAPMAGRFCVSHPAAPVDVKQLPHEVSDKDVIGFIRIGSVLLPITAGRSGLLTRLLAERDALVGFGDPLFEIEQQS
- the pxpB gene encoding 5-oxoprolinase subunit PxpB, whose protein sequence is MIATLNILAPQREIVPAAKGRARVSFIGARSFLLETSGDFDLPSQRWIWALSQTVKGWADIAEVIPGMTNLLAICKETPEDPEIVVSRLLEAWNNAQSLDLAGKTIEIPVHYGGPYATDLPALCDLSGLSDRDVVRIHHEATYRVFALGSAPGFGYLHGLDPRIYMPRKTVPSLRMEKGCVTIGGMQTGVAMLTGPNGWNSIGYSELQMFDPASSIPALMAPGDTVRFVPARIEL
- a CDS encoding biotin-dependent carboxyltransferase family protein; the encoded protein is MIEIVETGPFNTVQDLGRPGYRDIGVSAGGAMDPFAVRIGNILVCNDEDAAAIEVQTFPFKLRFDMHTVFAVTGADGQPLLDGRELLAWCTHVAEAGQVLELKQPPTLARAYIALGGGLDVPVLMGSRSTALRGGFGGNAGRPLINGDRIEIGSTRDELPLPANGIAVVEPAVALGDVFPAPIDGALPVRAIAAGEQELFVSDGEAFWSQIWRISSRSDRTGYRLSGEPIKPTKTIEMRSHGVVPGVIQVPPGGEPIIQMSDANTAGGYPKIAGVIECDLWRLGQARVGSRLRFVRSTHAEARAVEQAVARYVEDVQRTSQMVKRALRAMA